One window of Vibrio atlanticus genomic DNA carries:
- the luxQ gene encoding quorum-sensing autoinducer 2 sensor kinase/phosphatase LuxQ, producing MKKSYAITPKNTLAKLITRIIILVIGVMALGVLIHNYETSSRIVKQETNRTVKQTSSLIQNMFDYRLSVLQIHQDSSSHSETLREYFDTNNEEALSYFFYGVDQREPDYAPDLRFVSTYNGLAWEDGNGQFYGLDESSLKHISDEVAFSSNWHFIQLTTDIGKRHLLARRTPIVDNKTGEVLGQLYVAIVLDNNFSLAESIQQGSNCENIVIEAHGTPVTSTFSGDESYTIKDVLSYEMYEQLPRHFVTIATIKINAVETPLTIRAIQKNTNLIALEDNYERTIIVMIVVIIIMSFLARSWIQRRVAAELDKLMEFTRSASGNEEFSKFDGSNIFEFHHIGCTLEDTFERLSEQHQKFQDLFNFAHSPILVWSEKGDLIQMNPAARMALFDEDDNYGAMAREFELRMLPNIQMVVQGSKLTGINVPIGEKVFRWNMSAIRVEHGITGVVVQGQDITKLIEAERQADRAREEAEHLASVRADFLAKMSHEIRTPLNGILGVSQLLKRSIHDEDNRDQVDVLCHSAEHLLAVLNDILDFSKIEQGQFNIQKKDFLLGELVNTLDSIYRPLCEDKSVEFTIVNHLVDDIKIHTDQVRLNQIMFNLLSNALKFTHQGSISVSFEIESILNTDYASLIVRVKDSGIGIDESKIDAIFEPFVQAEETTTREYGGTGLGLTIVKNLVDMLEGDIQVRSVKDQGSEFIVEIPVELHSKPLLVDVEKQAHIEPEALFNRSLKVLLVEDNHTNAFIAQAFCKKYGMVVTWAKGGLEAIELAKSTVYDLILMDNQLPNLGGIETTQQLREQIGVTAPIYACTADAQESTRERFMAAGANYVIVKPIKEASLHKAFVHFKQLYWDDTQH from the coding sequence ATGAAAAAAAGCTACGCCATTACACCAAAGAACACTTTAGCCAAATTAATTACGCGTATCATTATTTTAGTGATTGGCGTGATGGCGCTTGGCGTGCTTATTCATAACTATGAAACAAGCAGTAGGATCGTTAAGCAAGAGACGAATAGAACGGTTAAGCAAACTTCTAGCTTGATCCAAAACATGTTCGATTATCGATTGTCAGTGCTGCAAATCCATCAAGACAGTAGCTCACACAGTGAAACTTTAAGGGAGTATTTTGATACCAACAATGAAGAGGCTCTGAGCTACTTTTTTTATGGTGTTGACCAACGTGAGCCTGATTATGCTCCTGATTTGCGTTTTGTTTCAACTTATAATGGTTTAGCTTGGGAAGATGGCAATGGGCAGTTCTATGGTTTGGATGAATCTAGTTTAAAACATATATCTGATGAGGTCGCTTTTAGCAGTAACTGGCACTTCATTCAGCTGACTACGGATATCGGTAAGCGTCATTTGTTGGCTCGTCGAACCCCTATTGTTGATAACAAAACCGGTGAAGTTCTAGGGCAGCTTTATGTCGCTATTGTGCTCGACAACAATTTTTCATTGGCTGAATCTATCCAGCAAGGCAGCAATTGCGAAAATATCGTTATTGAAGCGCATGGTACTCCGGTGACATCGACATTCAGTGGCGATGAAAGCTATACGATAAAAGACGTCCTCAGCTATGAAATGTACGAGCAGCTACCTCGTCATTTCGTCACTATTGCAACCATTAAGATCAATGCTGTTGAAACCCCCCTAACCATTCGCGCGATCCAGAAAAACACTAACCTCATTGCACTCGAAGATAATTATGAACGTACCATCATTGTTATGATTGTGGTGATCATCATCATGTCTTTCCTTGCGCGATCTTGGATTCAAAGAAGAGTCGCGGCAGAACTTGATAAGTTAATGGAATTCACTCGTTCTGCAAGTGGTAATGAAGAGTTCAGCAAGTTTGATGGTTCAAATATTTTCGAATTTCACCACATTGGCTGCACGTTGGAAGATACTTTTGAGCGCTTATCTGAGCAACACCAAAAATTTCAAGATCTGTTTAATTTTGCGCATTCTCCAATTTTGGTTTGGTCCGAAAAAGGTGACTTAATTCAGATGAACCCAGCGGCTCGTATGGCGCTATTTGATGAAGATGATAACTATGGTGCAATGGCTCGAGAGTTTGAGCTCCGTATGTTGCCGAATATCCAGATGGTGGTTCAAGGCTCTAAACTAACGGGCATTAACGTGCCAATCGGCGAGAAGGTTTTTCGCTGGAACATGTCTGCAATCCGAGTTGAACACGGCATTACCGGTGTGGTGGTGCAAGGTCAAGATATTACTAAACTTATAGAAGCAGAAAGACAGGCAGATCGAGCGCGTGAAGAGGCAGAGCATCTTGCCAGTGTGCGTGCAGACTTCCTCGCTAAAATGAGTCACGAAATTCGTACGCCATTGAATGGTATCCTCGGTGTCTCTCAGTTGCTTAAACGTTCAATACACGATGAAGATAACCGTGATCAGGTTGATGTACTTTGCCATAGTGCAGAACATCTACTGGCGGTACTAAACGATATTTTGGACTTCTCTAAGATAGAGCAGGGACAATTTAATATTCAGAAGAAAGATTTCCTCTTAGGAGAGTTAGTTAACACCTTAGATAGCATCTATCGCCCACTTTGTGAGGATAAATCCGTCGAGTTCACCATTGTGAATCACTTGGTTGATGACATCAAAATACACACCGACCAGGTTCGCTTGAACCAGATCATGTTTAATTTACTGAGCAACGCCCTTAAGTTCACTCATCAAGGCAGTATTTCCGTCAGTTTTGAAATCGAAAGTATCTTGAATACTGATTACGCTAGCTTGATTGTTCGAGTAAAAGACAGTGGCATCGGTATTGATGAGAGTAAGATCGATGCTATTTTTGAACCTTTTGTTCAAGCAGAAGAAACGACGACTCGTGAGTATGGTGGTACAGGACTTGGGCTTACGATCGTAAAGAACCTTGTCGATATGCTGGAGGGAGACATTCAAGTCCGAAGCGTTAAAGATCAGGGGTCTGAGTTCATTGTAGAAATCCCAGTGGAGTTACACTCCAAGCCTCTGTTAGTCGACGTTGAGAAACAAGCCCACATCGAGCCTGAGGCGTTGTTTAATCGTTCGTTGAAAGTGCTGCTAGTGGAAGATAATCACACCAACGCCTTTATCGCACAGGCATTTTGCAAAAAGTATGGGATGGTGGTTACTTGGGCAAAAGGTGGCTTGGAAGCGATAGAGCTAGCAAAAAGCACGGTTTACGATCTTATCTTAATGGATAATCAACTCCCTAATCTGGGTGGGATTGAAACCACTCAGCAACTAAGAGAGCAAATTGGTGTAACAGCTCCGATTTATGCGTGTACTGCCGATGCTCAAGAGTCAACAAGAGAAAGGTTCATGGCTGCTGGAGCAAATTACGTGATCGTAAAACCGATAAAAGAAGCGTCGTTGCACAAAGCTTTTGTTCATTTCAAACAATTGTACTGGGATGATACTCAGCATTAA
- a CDS encoding substrate-binding domain-containing protein, with product MKRLLILLGVAVFSASALSHGTHVLNGYWEYQDYLTKFPEQKALTDKMVEAVQNPPMPLRQVQDEPITISVVYPGQQISDYWVRNIQAFEKRLDKLRINYQINQVFTRDNANPSQQSISLQEAIENKTDYLIFTLETTRHRKFIEHVLSSTDTKLILQNITTPVRAWADRQPFMYVGFDHMTGSLKLADYFKQVSEPDSKYSVLYRSEGYISDARGDTFIHDVNSDTNFALKSSFYTKSSKESGYQAAKISLANDKDLNFIYACSTDVALGAAEAIRESGRDVLVNGWGGGSAELEAIARGDLDVTVMRMNDDTGIAMAEAIKWDLTGLEVPTVYSGEFEIVTKEDSPDRILELKQRAFRYSDQ from the coding sequence ATGAAACGTTTACTTATATTATTGGGGGTTGCCGTGTTTTCTGCGTCTGCTCTCTCCCACGGTACCCACGTCCTGAATGGTTATTGGGAATATCAGGATTACCTCACTAAATTTCCAGAGCAAAAAGCATTGACCGATAAAATGGTTGAAGCTGTGCAAAATCCCCCTATGCCATTGAGGCAAGTTCAGGATGAACCTATCACGATTTCAGTTGTGTACCCGGGGCAACAGATCTCTGATTATTGGGTTCGTAATATCCAAGCCTTTGAGAAACGCCTAGATAAATTGAGAATTAATTATCAAATAAATCAGGTTTTTACTCGTGATAATGCTAACCCCTCTCAGCAGAGTATCTCTTTGCAAGAAGCGATTGAAAATAAAACGGATTATTTGATTTTTACGTTAGAGACGACGCGACACCGTAAGTTTATTGAACATGTGTTGAGCTCAACGGACACCAAGTTGATTTTGCAAAATATTACCACACCAGTACGTGCATGGGCCGATAGGCAGCCGTTCATGTACGTGGGTTTCGACCATATGACGGGGAGTTTAAAGCTAGCGGATTACTTCAAACAAGTGAGTGAACCGGACAGCAAGTATTCTGTGTTATATCGTTCTGAAGGTTATATTAGTGATGCTCGTGGAGATACCTTTATCCATGATGTGAATTCTGATACTAACTTTGCTCTTAAGTCGTCGTTTTACACAAAATCAAGTAAAGAGAGCGGTTACCAAGCAGCTAAAATCAGCCTAGCTAACGATAAGGATCTAAACTTTATTTATGCATGCTCAACGGATGTTGCTCTGGGCGCAGCAGAAGCTATTCGAGAATCTGGTCGAGATGTCTTAGTTAATGGCTGGGGAGGCGGCTCTGCAGAATTGGAAGCTATAGCAAGGGGCGACTTAGATGTTACGGTCATGCGCATGAATGATGATACGGGTATTGCGATGGCAGAGGCAATTAAATGGGATCTTACCGGGTTGGAAGTTCCTACCGTTTATTCAGGTGAGTTTGAAATTGTGACTAAAGAGGATTCTCCAGATCGTATTTTAGAACTTAAGCAGCGAGCATTTAGGTACTCAGACCAATAA
- a CDS encoding fumarylacetoacetate hydrolase family protein: MSSVVDQEQLMNSKRTATPSKVLCIGRNYVDHIEELNNVIPDSMVVFNKPSTSVTSSLSSFHQETLHYEAEICFIVENGEYSAVGLGLDLTKRELQSSLKAKGLPWERAKAFDGSAVFSRFVPIDNLDLSDLNIELFINCVRVQKGHVEQMLYSPQTILEELSSYTTLLDGDVVMTGTPKGVGEVHQGDIFLGRLKCGETTVIEIEWVAR; this comes from the coding sequence ATGAGCAGCGTTGTAGATCAGGAGCAATTGATGAATTCGAAACGAACAGCAACACCCAGCAAAGTACTGTGTATTGGGCGCAATTATGTTGATCACATCGAAGAGCTTAATAATGTTATCCCTGACTCTATGGTGGTGTTTAATAAGCCGAGCACTAGCGTTACGTCTTCTCTATCATCTTTCCATCAAGAAACGTTACATTATGAAGCTGAAATCTGCTTCATTGTTGAAAACGGTGAATACTCTGCCGTGGGGCTAGGTTTAGACCTTACCAAACGCGAGTTACAAAGTAGTTTGAAGGCAAAAGGTCTGCCTTGGGAACGTGCTAAAGCTTTTGATGGTTCTGCTGTTTTTAGTCGCTTTGTTCCCATAGATAACTTGGACCTCTCTGACTTAAACATAGAGTTATTTATTAACTGTGTCCGCGTTCAAAAAGGGCATGTTGAACAGATGCTTTATTCCCCACAGACCATCCTCGAAGAGTTATCTTCTTATACGACTTTGCTTGACGGTGATGTTGTGATGACGGGCACTCCGAAAGGTGTTGGAGAGGTACATCAAGGTGATATTTTCCTTGGTCGTCTAAAGTGTGGCGAAACCACTGTGATTGAGATCGAGTGGGTAGCACGTTAA
- a CDS encoding LysE family translocator: MIDLTILPVYLTAVVALLLLPGPDMLLIASSSMSYGRKVGVFASLGNATSGIILTVLAAMGVSALIAMSPVALKALHLLGGAYLLKMGWDCLRTEQGNAPELSDNRAAKAYYQRALISNLLNPKALVFFVMFLPQFVSTSIEATSGEQMLVLGLLLNVLGLTFNFLLVALVGTIGKSLVENAKFRTYQQKVMGGVFIVLAVWMLSSFFTS, encoded by the coding sequence ATGATCGATTTAACCATCCTACCTGTTTACCTGACGGCCGTTGTAGCTCTTCTCCTTTTACCAGGCCCTGATATGTTACTCATCGCAAGCTCAAGCATGAGCTATGGCCGTAAAGTCGGTGTGTTTGCGAGCTTAGGTAATGCGACTTCTGGAATTATCCTGACAGTATTGGCAGCAATGGGCGTTTCAGCATTGATTGCGATGAGTCCAGTGGCTTTAAAAGCCCTTCATCTATTAGGCGGTGCATACTTATTAAAGATGGGGTGGGATTGTCTTCGAACAGAACAGGGCAATGCACCTGAGTTAAGCGACAACCGTGCTGCAAAAGCGTACTACCAACGAGCACTTATTAGTAACCTGCTTAATCCTAAAGCGTTGGTTTTTTTCGTGATGTTCTTACCGCAGTTTGTATCGACGAGTATTGAAGCGACTTCGGGTGAGCAGATGCTCGTTCTGGGTTTATTGCTGAATGTGCTAGGTTTGACGTTCAACTTTTTACTTGTGGCGTTAGTGGGTACTATTGGTAAATCTTTGGTAGAAAATGCTAAGTTTCGTACCTATCAGCAAAAAGTGATGGGCGGAGTTTTCATCGTGTTAGCGGTGTGGATGTTGTCTTCTTTCTTTACCTCGTAG
- a CDS encoding YceH family protein → MNTVLSPIEARIIGCLIEKEVTTPDHYPLTLNSLTTACNQKSNREPVLSLSESDVLDAVDGLIGRRMVSDESSFNSRVNKYQHRFCNTEFGDLQFTEQERAIICCMLLRGAQTPGELRTRTGRLANFSDVKEVESILEKLAAREAGALVVKLPREAGKRESRYQHLLSGEVDIEAFATASVSAVSSSASSEKFEELESEVASLREEVAELKALVESLL, encoded by the coding sequence ATGAACACAGTACTTTCCCCAATTGAAGCGAGAATTATCGGTTGTTTGATCGAGAAAGAAGTGACGACTCCAGATCATTATCCACTGACACTAAATAGCTTAACAACGGCTTGTAATCAAAAGAGCAACCGTGAGCCTGTGCTCTCTCTGTCTGAGTCAGATGTTTTAGATGCGGTTGATGGTTTGATCGGACGTCGTATGGTGAGCGATGAAAGCAGCTTCAACAGCCGAGTTAATAAGTATCAGCACCGTTTCTGCAACACTGAATTTGGTGATCTGCAATTTACAGAGCAAGAGCGTGCAATCATCTGCTGCATGCTGCTTCGTGGGGCCCAAACCCCGGGTGAGCTTCGTACTCGAACTGGTCGTCTTGCAAACTTTAGCGATGTGAAAGAGGTTGAATCAATACTCGAAAAACTCGCGGCAAGAGAAGCGGGTGCGTTAGTCGTGAAGTTACCACGAGAAGCGGGTAAACGAGAGTCACGCTACCAACACTTACTGAGCGGCGAAGTAGACATTGAAGCGTTTGCGACGGCATCAGTAAGCGCTGTTTCATCATCTGCATCCAGTGAAAAGTTTGAAGAACTTGAATCAGAAGTCGCGAGCCTACGTGAAGAAGTGGCAGAGCTTAAGGCTCTGGTTGAATCACTGCTTTAA
- the yegD gene encoding molecular chaperone, with protein sequence MFIGFDYGTANCSVAAMVDGEPSLLPLEGSNRYIPSTVFAPTRESVSEHLFRHLNIKPSDAIGEQVLRRAIALNREESIDLVPEDMAFGQAALDLYLEDPRDVYYVKSPKSFLGASGLHDVQVSFFEDLVCAMMANIKHQAEITTQEPIKQVVIGRPINFHGRGGEEANRQAEDILSRAAKRAGFLDIAFQFEPVAAGLDYESTLTENQTVLVVDIGGGTTDCSLLEMGPSWSGKANRTQSLLAHSGQRVGGNDLDIYLAFKQLMSPFGMGSKGISGIDMPLTQFWNPIAINNVEAQKNFYSRENLAALKLLRKEASEPQKLDRLMKVYHDTLGYSIVRRAEEAKIALAESSQYRTAINVASDLIEVDISVEQMIEAIETPKSKMIELVKEAIQQGQKKPDVIYMTGGSARSPILREAVQQAVPNVPIVSGNYFGSVTSGLARWAEVCFK encoded by the coding sequence ATGTTTATTGGATTTGATTATGGAACAGCGAACTGTTCTGTCGCGGCGATGGTTGATGGAGAACCAAGCCTGTTACCATTGGAAGGTAGCAACCGTTATATTCCCTCAACTGTATTTGCACCTACTCGTGAGAGCGTTTCTGAGCACCTATTTCGCCATTTGAATATCAAACCGAGTGATGCGATTGGTGAGCAGGTGTTGCGACGTGCTATCGCTCTGAACCGAGAAGAGAGTATCGACCTAGTGCCAGAAGACATGGCATTTGGTCAGGCTGCATTGGACCTCTATTTGGAAGACCCTCGTGACGTTTATTACGTTAAGTCCCCTAAGTCTTTCCTTGGTGCCAGTGGATTACATGATGTCCAGGTGAGTTTCTTCGAAGATTTAGTGTGTGCCATGATGGCGAATATCAAGCATCAAGCTGAAATCACGACTCAAGAGCCGATCAAACAAGTTGTTATTGGCCGACCAATTAACTTCCACGGTCGTGGTGGTGAAGAAGCAAACCGACAAGCCGAAGATATACTCTCACGTGCAGCCAAACGTGCAGGTTTCCTTGATATCGCCTTTCAATTTGAACCGGTCGCTGCAGGCCTTGATTACGAAAGTACTCTGACTGAGAACCAAACGGTATTAGTTGTCGATATTGGTGGTGGTACCACTGATTGCTCATTGTTAGAAATGGGGCCAAGTTGGTCTGGTAAAGCGAACCGTACCCAAAGCTTATTAGCACACAGTGGACAAAGGGTAGGGGGTAATGATCTTGATATTTACCTTGCCTTCAAACAATTGATGTCACCTTTCGGTATGGGTAGTAAGGGTATTTCGGGTATCGATATGCCGTTGACTCAATTCTGGAATCCAATTGCGATAAACAATGTAGAAGCTCAAAAAAACTTCTATTCAAGGGAAAACCTAGCCGCGTTAAAGTTACTTCGTAAAGAAGCTTCAGAGCCTCAAAAGTTAGACCGTTTAATGAAGGTCTATCACGATACTTTAGGTTACAGCATTGTACGTCGGGCGGAAGAAGCCAAGATTGCATTGGCAGAATCCTCCCAATATCGAACAGCAATCAATGTTGCATCAGATCTGATTGAGGTGGATATCTCCGTTGAGCAGATGATTGAAGCGATTGAAACGCCAAAATCTAAGATGATTGAATTGGTCAAAGAAGCGATTCAACAAGGTCAGAAAAAGCCAGATGTCATCTACATGACGGGTGGTTCAGCCCGTTCTCCTATTCTTCGAGAAGCAGTACAACAAGCCGTACCGAATGTGCCAATTGTGAGTGGTAACTATTTTGGTTCCGTAACTTCAGGCCTAGCACGTTGGGCTGAGGTTTGCTTCAAATAA
- a CDS encoding GIY-YIG nuclease family protein has product MSESDKNADWVVYLIRNRHNALYCGVTNNLERRFEQHQTGKGAKALKGKGPLKLVWSIGVGSKSEALKTEYAIKQLPKSRKEKLASLKLIIEWQQDKIQYIPVS; this is encoded by the coding sequence ATGTCGGAATCTGACAAAAATGCGGATTGGGTCGTGTATTTGATCCGCAATCGACACAATGCTCTTTATTGTGGAGTGACGAATAACTTAGAACGTCGATTCGAACAACATCAAACGGGCAAAGGTGCAAAAGCCTTAAAAGGTAAAGGCCCACTTAAGTTGGTTTGGAGTATTGGTGTTGGGTCAAAAAGTGAGGCGTTAAAAACCGAATACGCGATCAAACAATTACCCAAATCTCGTAAGGAAAAATTAGCATCACTCAAACTAATCATTGAGTGGCAACAAGACAAAATTCAGTATATTCCAGTATCGTAA
- a CDS encoding HopJ type III effector protein, whose product MELQTLLNTLTDTPESVQFEDTIQVIEAHYDFAESEFRNGDVVNAAGQNNGSCKIFAFGLEQGLSAEQTLACFGQFYRNDVLGFPDNTDHQNIRNFMTHGWSGIQFSQSALIAKSK is encoded by the coding sequence ATGGAACTGCAAACCTTATTGAATACTCTGACTGATACCCCAGAAAGCGTGCAATTTGAAGACACAATACAAGTGATAGAAGCTCATTATGATTTTGCTGAGAGTGAATTTCGTAATGGCGATGTAGTGAATGCCGCAGGGCAGAATAATGGTTCGTGTAAGATTTTTGCTTTTGGTTTAGAGCAAGGTCTATCTGCAGAGCAAACACTTGCTTGTTTTGGTCAATTTTATCGTAATGACGTATTAGGTTTTCCAGACAACACTGACCATCAAAATATTCGTAACTTCATGACTCATGGCTGGAGCGGTATACAGTTCTCTCAGTCTGCACTGATTGCAAAATCGAAGTAA
- a CDS encoding D-Ala-D-Ala carboxypeptidase family metallohydrolase, producing MYGSILITLALSTTQPYPEKFEKLYTEETEITYDDLVVDVHGYKVPTRSAFRGWMLLNHAQDQVKAIGQQLKDNGITQSMPLHLVLLQGTDWAMSNTTLFTLPNKKHVPKMINTLKYIQQYIEPEIGVVIPVSGERTDIYNKQAGGALRSKHLEFCALDLVPANDITREDLHVKLKKIHAEFGQKNNVGLGLYSGVRFHIDTCGFRQW from the coding sequence ATGTACGGAAGTATTCTGATTACCTTGGCACTATCAACAACGCAACCTTACCCTGAAAAATTTGAGAAACTTTATACCGAAGAAACCGAAATCACTTATGACGACCTCGTGGTCGATGTTCATGGCTACAAAGTTCCCACGAGATCAGCATTTCGAGGTTGGATGCTCCTTAACCACGCCCAAGATCAAGTCAAGGCGATCGGACAGCAACTCAAAGATAACGGCATCACCCAAAGCATGCCTCTGCACTTAGTCTTGTTGCAAGGCACCGACTGGGCAATGAGCAACACCACTCTGTTTACCCTACCCAATAAAAAGCATGTACCAAAAATGATTAATACCCTTAAGTACATTCAACAATATATTGAGCCTGAGATTGGCGTTGTTATTCCTGTGTCTGGAGAAAGAACCGATATCTACAATAAGCAAGCGGGTGGCGCACTGCGAAGTAAACACTTAGAGTTCTGCGCTTTAGACTTAGTGCCCGCGAATGATATTACTCGCGAAGATCTACACGTGAAGCTTAAAAAGATTCATGCGGAATTTGGGCAAAAGAATAACGTTGGACTGGGTTTGTATTCTGGTGTTCGATTCCACATCGATACTTGTGGATTCAGACAGTGGTAA
- a CDS encoding DUF1289 domain-containing protein codes for MKTPCRAACKNNGGMCSGCFRTMDEIIGWKGLSEDERTSVMDNLSGESSTHQCPQCHEPAQCNISAGKETCWCFELEKRDTSNIPKTGACMCRKCLSALPIQ; via the coding sequence ATGAAAACACCTTGCCGAGCGGCTTGTAAAAATAATGGCGGAATGTGCAGTGGCTGCTTTCGAACAATGGATGAAATTATAGGTTGGAAAGGCTTATCTGAAGACGAACGAACGTCAGTCATGGATAACCTTAGTGGCGAGAGTTCGACTCACCAATGTCCGCAGTGTCATGAGCCAGCTCAATGCAATATCAGTGCGGGTAAAGAGACGTGTTGGTGCTTTGAGTTAGAGAAGCGTGATACTAGCAATATTCCAAAAACTGGTGCTTGCATGTGCCGTAAATGCCTGTCTGCCTTGCCTATTCAGTAG
- a CDS encoding porin, with the protein MNKKLLALAISGAVFGTQAVAVELYNEDGTALSVGGHVSVNLNGSEKGDTDVGTNSPRINFNATQELGNGFTADAKGEWALNYLNGGDESFTTRLGYVGLTHDELGRAVAGTQWAPYYDVASATDMPIAFANDFLYDNHGALGTGRADKMASYRNGFDFGEAGELSFGLGWQGSNDVTTDTENVVGGVVVTTRSTVSYDDRIQATLGYSIAGVKLGYAFNTGDFKEGGVSKTAESHLVSAAYGSYGSGLYLAGIYASNENMNVGLEESDAYELLAAYALANSLNLSVNYEVVEGEATKGAATQTDREELALQAEYNFTSNVVGYTGYQFDLNDADNRKTDDKWTIGARFYL; encoded by the coding sequence ATGAATAAGAAACTTTTAGCGCTAGCAATTTCTGGTGCAGTATTTGGTACACAGGCAGTTGCGGTAGAGCTTTATAACGAAGACGGTACAGCCTTATCTGTTGGTGGTCACGTTTCTGTAAACCTGAATGGTTCAGAGAAAGGCGATACGGATGTTGGTACAAACTCACCACGTATCAACTTTAATGCTACGCAAGAATTAGGTAATGGCTTCACAGCTGACGCTAAAGGCGAATGGGCGCTTAATTACCTAAACGGTGGTGATGAGTCGTTTACTACTCGTCTTGGTTACGTAGGTTTAACTCATGATGAGCTAGGTCGTGCTGTTGCAGGTACGCAGTGGGCGCCATACTACGATGTAGCTTCAGCTACTGATATGCCGATCGCTTTCGCGAACGATTTCTTATACGACAACCACGGTGCACTAGGTACTGGTCGTGCAGACAAAATGGCAAGTTACCGCAACGGATTTGATTTTGGTGAAGCGGGTGAGCTTAGCTTTGGTCTAGGTTGGCAGGGCAGCAATGACGTAACGACTGACACTGAAAATGTTGTTGGTGGTGTTGTTGTTACTACTCGTTCAACGGTGTCTTACGATGACCGTATTCAAGCGACTCTTGGTTACTCAATCGCTGGTGTTAAATTGGGTTATGCCTTCAACACTGGTGACTTCAAAGAGGGTGGTGTTTCTAAGACGGCTGAATCTCACCTAGTTTCTGCTGCATACGGTTCTTACGGTTCAGGTTTATACCTAGCAGGTATCTACGCTTCAAACGAAAACATGAACGTAGGCCTTGAAGAAAGTGATGCATATGAATTGCTAGCGGCTTACGCTTTAGCGAACAGCTTAAACTTAAGCGTTAACTACGAAGTTGTTGAAGGCGAAGCGACGAAAGGCGCGGCAACACAAACTGACCGTGAAGAGCTAGCTCTACAAGCTGAATACAACTTTACGAGTAATGTTGTTGGCTACACTGGCTATCAGTTTGATCTAAACGATGCAGACAACAGAAAAACTGACGACAAGTGGACTATTGGTGCTCGTTTCTACCTATAA
- a CDS encoding DUF496 family protein, with protein sequence MSSVFEIVNQARRKNKLKRELLDNEKKVRDNRKRVDLLDNLLDYIKPEMTHDEILGIIKNMKADYEDRVDDHIIKSAEISKARRDISRRIRELTEEDKQTQGKK encoded by the coding sequence ATGAGCAGCGTATTTGAAATTGTTAACCAAGCACGACGTAAGAACAAACTTAAGCGTGAACTTTTAGACAACGAAAAGAAAGTTCGTGACAACCGCAAGCGTGTCGACCTTCTTGATAACCTACTTGATTACATCAAGCCAGAGATGACTCACGACGAGATCCTAGGCATTATCAAAAACATGAAAGCTGACTACGAAGACCGCGTTGATGATCACATCATCAAGAGTGCAGAGATCTCTAAAGCTCGTCGCGACATCAGCCGTCGTATTCGTGAACTAACAGAAGAAGACAAGCAAACTCAAGGTAAGAAATAA